A genomic stretch from Serratia entomophila includes:
- the flk gene encoding flagella biosynthesis regulator Flk: MQPLSGPGAPIASDRPPTPGKTTTTDDQPLSPAQRTTLEKLIVKIMALSPAKSAEIWATLRHDLGADNSSELQARHFQPAEQLLQSRLSQAQQNHASRQLLLQLTELLPQGNNRQAVSDFIRQQFGHTVLSQLSHPQLQQVLNLLQTGGLTIPQPQQTVTRDRPLLPAEHQSLQQQVTKLSAATGESPAKIWQTLFDLAGVKTNDPLPVRHFQLLNQFLQAKVALSTQTAPTLNSLLASLKQPADQQEQQQLNDYCQSRFNCGAAVPLTHPQMSDAIHQLFARRLDKAGQAQPIVAQHAEPQPLLNPLIAALPLPLQKALSKPAVAFILLIAVLAAILALVF; encoded by the coding sequence ATGCAACCTTTGAGTGGACCGGGCGCACCGATCGCCAGCGATCGCCCTCCGACCCCGGGCAAAACCACAACCACCGACGATCAACCCCTTTCCCCGGCGCAGCGCACTACGCTGGAGAAGCTGATCGTGAAAATCATGGCGCTCAGCCCGGCTAAGTCGGCGGAGATCTGGGCCACGCTGCGCCATGACCTTGGCGCCGACAACAGCAGCGAGCTGCAGGCGCGCCATTTCCAACCGGCGGAACAGCTGCTGCAAAGCCGCCTGTCGCAGGCGCAGCAAAACCATGCCAGCCGCCAACTGCTGCTGCAGCTCACCGAACTGCTGCCGCAGGGCAATAATCGCCAGGCGGTCAGTGATTTTATCCGCCAGCAGTTCGGCCATACGGTGCTGAGCCAGCTGAGCCACCCGCAGCTGCAGCAGGTGCTTAATTTGCTGCAGACCGGCGGCCTGACCATTCCGCAGCCGCAGCAGACCGTCACCCGCGATCGCCCGTTGCTGCCCGCCGAGCATCAGAGCCTGCAGCAGCAAGTGACCAAACTCAGCGCCGCCACCGGCGAATCACCGGCCAAGATCTGGCAGACGCTGTTCGATCTGGCGGGGGTGAAAACCAACGATCCGCTGCCGGTACGCCACTTTCAGTTGCTGAACCAGTTTTTACAGGCCAAGGTGGCGCTCAGCACGCAGACCGCCCCTACGCTGAACAGCCTGCTGGCCTCGCTTAAGCAGCCGGCGGACCAGCAGGAACAGCAGCAGTTGAACGACTATTGCCAGTCGCGTTTCAACTGCGGCGCCGCGGTTCCGCTGACGCATCCGCAGATGAGCGACGCCATCCACCAGCTGTTCGCCCGCCGGCTGGACAAGGCCGGCCAGGCACAGCCGATCGTCGCCCAGCACGCCGAACCGCAGCCGCTGCTCAACCCGCTGATCGCCGCCCTGCCCCTGCCGCTGCAAAAAGCGCTGAGCAAGCCGGCGGTGGCGTTTATTCTGCTGATTGCGGTGCTGGCGGCAATACTGGCGCTGGTATTCTAG
- a CDS encoding rhodanese-like domain-containing protein → MTVSSLVLAFPPAAPSESLDYLAAKLSHYADAWDVAEDLRNGIEGVVVIDTRAEALYAAGHIPGALSFPHRLMDEASTAQWDRRPVYVTYCDGIGCNGSTKGAYKLAKLGFRVKELIGGLDFWLRDGHPLATGELPGSLRDRAAAKDCGCA, encoded by the coding sequence ATGACAGTCAGTTCGTTGGTTTTGGCCTTTCCCCCGGCGGCGCCGAGCGAGAGCCTGGATTACCTGGCGGCCAAGCTGAGCCATTACGCCGACGCCTGGGACGTGGCGGAGGATCTGCGCAACGGCATTGAGGGGGTCGTGGTTATCGATACCCGAGCGGAAGCCCTGTACGCCGCCGGCCATATTCCCGGCGCCCTGAGCTTCCCGCATCGTCTGATGGATGAAGCCTCCACCGCGCAGTGGGATCGCCGGCCGGTTTACGTTACCTACTGCGATGGCATCGGCTGCAACGGCTCTACCAAAGGGGCTTACAAGCTGGCGAAATTGGGGTTCAGGGTCAAGGAGCTGATCGGCGGGCTGGATTTTTGGCTGCGCGACGGCCATCCGTTGGCCACCGGCGAGCTGCCGGGCTCGCTGCGGGATCGGGCCGCCGCGAAAGACTGCGGCTGCGCCTGA
- the pdxR gene encoding MocR-like pyridoxine biosynthesis transcription factor PdxR produces the protein MSHALIALFQQPERSGGTLRDRLCGALRQAIHHGALSCGQRLPSSRVLASDLGVSRVTAEAAYAQLEAEGYLQRRVGQGTFVAVNLAKPAAPAKGSLLPRLSLRGQQIVQTGGCQDPQRPLPFAAGSPDLRAFPLKLWKQLTAQRLQQQGESLLRYGDPQGYPPLREAIAAHVSQTRGVRCDAQQVIVLTSSQQALQLVATLLLDNGDRVWMEEPGYGGARNAFVSAGAELVAVNVDEAGMRPDACLPDPRLIYLTPSHQYPTGSALGLERRLELLAIAERRQAWIIEDDYDSEFHYDGLPMPALQGLDPRGKVLYIGTFSKALFPSLRLAYAVVPPALVAPFVTARTLYDGHSAQLMQAVTAEFILQGHFAAHIRYMRQLYRSRRDVLLAEVRDKLGHFATPQQASGGLQLSVWLPPGQEAALSGQAQRLGVVTPGLAAQYQTAQARRDGWLLGFSALTPGEIRAAVAQLARIVTV, from the coding sequence ATGAGCCATGCCCTGATCGCGTTGTTTCAGCAGCCAGAACGCAGCGGCGGCACGCTGCGCGATCGCCTGTGCGGCGCACTGCGGCAGGCTATCCACCACGGCGCGCTCAGCTGCGGGCAGCGCCTGCCCTCGAGCCGGGTTTTGGCCAGCGATCTGGGCGTCTCGCGCGTCACCGCCGAAGCGGCCTATGCCCAACTGGAAGCCGAGGGCTATCTGCAGCGCCGGGTAGGCCAAGGCACCTTCGTGGCGGTTAACCTGGCCAAACCCGCCGCGCCCGCGAAAGGCAGCCTGCTGCCCCGCCTGTCGCTGCGTGGGCAGCAGATCGTGCAAACCGGCGGCTGCCAGGATCCGCAACGCCCGCTGCCGTTTGCCGCAGGCTCACCGGACCTGCGCGCCTTTCCGCTTAAGCTGTGGAAGCAGCTCACCGCCCAGCGCCTGCAGCAACAGGGCGAAAGCCTGCTGCGCTACGGCGATCCGCAGGGGTATCCGCCGCTGCGCGAAGCGATCGCCGCCCACGTTAGCCAAACGCGCGGCGTGCGCTGCGATGCGCAGCAGGTGATCGTGCTGACCAGCTCACAGCAGGCGCTGCAGCTGGTCGCCACCCTGCTGTTGGACAACGGCGATCGGGTCTGGATGGAAGAACCGGGCTATGGCGGGGCGAGAAACGCCTTCGTCAGCGCCGGGGCGGAATTGGTGGCGGTCAACGTGGATGAAGCGGGCATGAGGCCAGATGCCTGCCTGCCCGACCCGCGGTTGATTTATCTGACGCCTTCGCATCAGTACCCCACCGGCAGCGCACTCGGCCTGGAGCGCCGGCTGGAACTGCTGGCCATCGCAGAGCGCCGGCAGGCGTGGATTATTGAAGACGACTATGACAGCGAGTTCCATTACGACGGCCTGCCGATGCCGGCGCTGCAGGGGCTGGATCCCCGGGGCAAGGTACTGTATATCGGCACCTTCTCCAAGGCGCTGTTTCCTTCGCTGCGGCTGGCGTATGCGGTAGTGCCGCCCGCACTGGTCGCCCCTTTTGTCACCGCGCGCACGCTGTACGACGGGCATAGCGCTCAATTGATGCAGGCGGTCACCGCCGAGTTTATCCTGCAGGGGCATTTTGCCGCCCATATTCGCTATATGCGCCAGCTGTACCGCAGCCGCCGCGACGTGTTGCTGGCCGAGGTGCGAGACAAGCTGGGCCACTTCGCCACCCCGCAGCAGGCGAGCGGCGGGCTGCAGCTCAGCGTCTGGCTGCCGCCCGGTCAGGAGGCCGCACTCAGCGGCCAGGCGCAGCGGCTGGGCGTGGTCACGCCTGGGCTGGCGGCGCAGTACCAAACGGCGCAGGCGCGGCGCGATGGCTGGCTGCTGGGTTTTTCCGCCCTGACGCCGGGGGAAATCCGCGCCGCCGTGGCGCAGCTGGCGCGGATCGTCACGGTTTAA
- a CDS encoding endonuclease/exonuclease/phosphatase family protein produces the protein MNTGHALLITLLSLGISQGTWASSDGGHANSNANSREVASALGGLKNKTYALEQAPQIRVASFNIAAGKVSDMSAIAKAIRAMNVDVVALQEVDKLTGRSGKVDQAAELAKLTGMQVVFGRAIDFDGGEYGLAFLSKYPLHDSNIYPLPSGQREQRIAFSVQVDVPEFPVPITLINTHLDTKEDPALRLEQVRELNDRTIEMRGIKLLFGDMNDVPGSVTWTELSRYWNDIMPREQDGRSWPAENAEIKVDYIFSGNAQRWHLDSLTVPNASGDWNGIHWPAVSDHLPLVAELRLTEQ, from the coding sequence ATGAATACCGGTCATGCTTTACTTATCACTTTGTTATCTTTGGGAATATCACAGGGCACCTGGGCGTCCAGCGACGGCGGCCATGCCAACAGCAACGCCAACAGCCGCGAGGTGGCCAGCGCGCTTGGCGGGTTGAAGAACAAAACCTACGCGCTGGAGCAGGCGCCGCAGATTCGCGTCGCCAGCTTTAATATCGCCGCCGGCAAAGTCAGCGACATGAGCGCCATCGCCAAGGCGATCCGTGCGATGAACGTTGACGTGGTGGCTCTGCAGGAGGTGGACAAGCTGACCGGCCGTAGCGGCAAGGTCGATCAGGCGGCGGAGCTGGCGAAGCTGACCGGCATGCAGGTGGTGTTCGGCCGGGCGATCGACTTTGACGGCGGCGAATACGGCCTGGCGTTCCTGTCGAAATACCCGCTGCATGACAGCAATATCTATCCGCTGCCATCCGGCCAGCGCGAGCAGCGCATTGCCTTCAGCGTACAGGTCGACGTACCTGAGTTCCCGGTGCCGATCACCCTGATCAACACCCATCTGGACACCAAGGAAGATCCGGCGCTGCGGCTTGAACAGGTGCGGGAGCTGAACGATCGCACCATCGAAATGCGCGGTATCAAGCTGCTGTTCGGCGACATGAACGACGTGCCGGGTAGCGTCACCTGGACGGAGCTGAGCCGTTACTGGAACGACATCATGCCGCGCGAGCAGGATGGCCGCAGCTGGCCGGCGGAAAACGCCGAAATCAAGGTGGATTACATCTTCAGCGGCAATGCGCAGCGCTGGCATCTGGACAGCCTGACGGTGCCGAACGCCAGCGGCGACTGGAATGGCATCCATTGGCCGGCGGTGAGCGATCATCTGCCATTGGTTGCCGAACTGCGGCTGACCGAGCAGTGA
- the pepT gene encoding peptidase T: MTSPIAEQLTERFFRYLAVTSQSDASATTLPSTPGQHEMAKLLAEELRQLGLENVQIDEHATVTARKPGTQPGAPRIGFITHIDTVDVGLAPEIHPQRLRFSGQDLCLNAGQDIWLRTAEHPEILAYRDEEIIFSDGTSVLGADNKAAVTVVMTLLANLTAADRHGDIVVAFVPDEEIGLRGAKALDLKRFEVDFAYTIDCCELGEVVYENFNAAAAEIRIEGVTAHPMSAKNVLINPIRVATDIINQFDIKDTPEHTEGREGYFWFNDLTANANQATLKLSIRDFDLAAFNARKARIAEVVRQVATQYPRAKISCSVTDIYSNISNSLGEDRRAIELIFGALAAHGIPPKVIPMRGGTDGAALSSRGLVTPNYFTGAHNFHSRFEFLPVSAFVKSYQVTRSICLLAARG, encoded by the coding sequence ATGACCAGCCCGATTGCCGAACAGCTTACCGAACGTTTTTTCCGCTATCTGGCGGTGACCAGCCAGAGCGACGCTTCCGCCACCACCCTGCCCAGCACGCCCGGCCAGCACGAGATGGCGAAGCTGCTGGCAGAAGAGCTGCGCCAGCTGGGGCTGGAGAACGTGCAGATCGATGAGCACGCCACCGTCACCGCCCGCAAACCCGGCACCCAGCCAGGTGCGCCGCGCATCGGGTTTATCACCCATATCGACACCGTCGACGTAGGGCTGGCACCGGAGATCCATCCGCAGCGCCTGCGCTTCAGCGGGCAGGATTTGTGCCTGAATGCCGGGCAGGACATCTGGCTGCGCACCGCTGAACATCCGGAGATCCTCGCCTACCGGGATGAAGAGATTATTTTCAGCGACGGCACCAGCGTGCTCGGGGCAGATAACAAGGCGGCGGTCACCGTGGTGATGACCCTGTTGGCGAACCTTACCGCCGCCGATCGCCACGGCGATATCGTCGTGGCGTTCGTGCCGGACGAAGAAATTGGCCTGCGCGGCGCCAAAGCGCTGGATTTGAAACGTTTTGAGGTGGATTTCGCCTATACCATCGACTGCTGCGAACTGGGCGAAGTGGTGTACGAGAACTTCAATGCGGCGGCGGCGGAGATCCGCATCGAAGGCGTTACCGCCCACCCGATGTCGGCGAAAAACGTGCTGATTAACCCGATACGCGTCGCTACCGACATCATCAATCAGTTCGATATCAAAGACACGCCCGAGCATACCGAAGGCCGCGAGGGCTATTTCTGGTTCAACGATCTGACGGCCAACGCCAATCAGGCCACGCTGAAGCTGTCGATACGCGATTTCGATCTGGCGGCGTTCAACGCGCGCAAAGCGCGCATTGCCGAAGTGGTGCGCCAGGTCGCCACCCAGTACCCGCGCGCCAAAATCAGCTGCAGCGTCACCGACATTTACAGCAATATCAGCAACTCTCTCGGTGAAGATCGGCGCGCCATTGAGCTGATTTTCGGCGCCCTCGCCGCCCACGGCATCCCGCCCAAGGTGATCCCGATGCGCGGCGGCACCGACGGCGCCGCGCTGTCCAGCCGCGGCCTGGTGACGCCCAACTACTTTACCGGCGCCCACAATTTCCACTCGCGCTTCGAGTTTCTGCCCGTCAGCGCCTTTGTGAAATCGTATCAGGTCACGCGCAGCATCTGCCTGCTGGCGGCGCGCGGCTGA
- a CDS encoding SLC13 family permease, producing the protein MSSTAISRLIRPFLNDRFLHVLLLAGVAMFAWHPQPASALAGFIDGRTIITLLGLMLLTKGVEVSGYFDFIGRRIITGLRSERRLALFLVFSAALLSSFLTNDVALFIVIPLTITLKKLSALPIGRLIVFQALAVNAGSLLTPIGNPQNILLWSRSSLSFAGFIGQMAPFGAAMMLSLLALTWFCFPARDIVKTPHTEGYPYQRPLLLSCVALYAVFLLCLDFNLALYGLLAVFAGFLLLARRVLLQIDWSLIFVFIAMFIDVGLFTRLPAVQPWFAAIANLSDGGVYALGIGLSQIVSNVPATILLLNYVPSGALLAYAVNAGGFGLAIGSLANLIALRMSGERKIWLAFHYYSLPLLAWSALLGWLLL; encoded by the coding sequence ATGAGTTCAACCGCCATTTCCCGGCTTATCCGGCCGTTTCTCAACGATCGTTTTTTGCATGTCTTGCTGCTGGCCGGCGTGGCGATGTTTGCCTGGCACCCACAACCGGCGTCGGCGCTGGCCGGCTTTATCGACGGGCGCACCATTATCACCTTGCTGGGACTGATGTTGTTGACCAAGGGCGTGGAGGTCAGCGGCTATTTCGATTTTATCGGCCGCAGGATCATCACCGGGTTGCGCAGCGAGCGGCGGCTGGCGCTGTTTCTGGTGTTTTCCGCCGCGCTGCTGTCGTCGTTTCTTACCAATGATGTGGCGCTGTTTATCGTGATCCCGCTGACCATCACGCTGAAAAAGCTGTCGGCGCTGCCGATTGGCCGCTTGATCGTCTTTCAGGCGCTGGCGGTGAACGCCGGTTCGCTGCTGACGCCGATCGGCAACCCGCAAAACATCCTGCTGTGGAGCCGTTCTTCCCTGTCTTTTGCCGGTTTCATCGGCCAGATGGCGCCCTTTGGCGCAGCGATGATGCTCAGCCTGCTGGCGTTGACCTGGTTCTGCTTCCCGGCGCGCGATATCGTGAAAACCCCGCACACCGAAGGATACCCCTACCAGCGGCCGCTACTGCTGAGCTGCGTGGCGCTGTATGCGGTTTTTCTGCTGTGCCTCGACTTCAACCTGGCGCTATATGGGTTGCTGGCGGTGTTCGCCGGTTTTCTGCTGCTGGCGCGGCGCGTGCTGCTGCAGATCGACTGGAGCCTGATCTTCGTTTTTATTGCCATGTTTATCGACGTCGGCCTGTTTACCCGGCTGCCGGCGGTTCAGCCCTGGTTCGCCGCCATCGCCAACCTGAGCGATGGCGGTGTTTACGCGCTGGGCATTGGGTTGTCGCAGATAGTCAGCAACGTGCCGGCTACCATTTTGCTGCTCAATTATGTGCCTTCCGGTGCGCTGTTGGCCTATGCGGTCAACGCCGGCGGCTTCGGGTTGGCGATAGGTTCGCTGGCCAACCTGATTGCGCTGCGCATGTCGGGTGAGCGTAAAATCTGGCTGGCCTTCCATTACTACTCGTTGCCGCTATTGGCCTGGAGCGCGCTGCTCGGCTGGCTGCTGCTCTAG
- the apbE gene encoding FAD:protein FMN transferase ApbE, translating to MANVFARGLLLSAIFGLLAACNDPQPRPQLDIEGKTMGTFYSVKVSGDIAIGKQQLQQQIDAVLERANDDISTYRADSVLSRFNRSRSTDPYAVPRGMADIILMAQRIGRDTGGAMDITVGPLVNLWGFGPDKRPVKMPDPQQIAAAQQNIGLQHLKLLSDSRGEWLQKDLPEMYVDLSTLGEGYGADELVRLMARNGITNYLVSVGGAVSSRGVNGQGKPWRVAIQKPTDRENAVQALVDLQGYGISTAGSYRNYFEQNGQRYSHVIDPTTGRPINHRLVSATVIAPTALEADGWDTGLMVLGTEKALKLAEEKGLAVYLISKTDDGFSAVMTPQFRAFLVQ from the coding sequence ATGGCTAACGTTTTCGCCAGAGGGCTGCTGCTGAGCGCAATTTTCGGCCTGCTCGCCGCCTGCAACGACCCGCAACCCCGCCCGCAGCTCGACATAGAAGGCAAAACCATGGGCACCTTCTACAGCGTGAAGGTCAGCGGCGATATCGCGATCGGCAAACAGCAATTGCAGCAGCAAATCGACGCGGTGCTCGAACGGGCCAACGACGATATTTCCACCTACCGCGCCGATTCGGTACTGTCGCGCTTTAACCGGTCGCGCAGCACCGATCCCTATGCTGTTCCGCGCGGCATGGCGGATATCATCCTGATGGCGCAGCGCATCGGCCGCGATACCGGCGGCGCCATGGACATCACCGTCGGCCCGCTGGTGAACCTGTGGGGCTTTGGCCCGGACAAACGCCCGGTCAAGATGCCGGACCCGCAGCAAATAGCCGCCGCGCAGCAAAATATCGGCCTGCAACATCTGAAACTGCTCAGCGACAGCCGGGGAGAATGGCTGCAGAAAGACCTGCCGGAGATGTACGTCGATCTCTCGACGCTGGGCGAAGGCTATGGCGCCGACGAGCTGGTGCGGCTGATGGCGCGTAACGGCATCACCAACTATCTGGTGTCGGTCGGCGGTGCGGTGTCTTCACGCGGCGTTAACGGCCAGGGCAAGCCCTGGCGAGTGGCGATCCAAAAACCGACCGACCGTGAAAATGCCGTGCAGGCGCTGGTCGATCTTCAGGGTTATGGCATCAGCACCGCCGGCAGCTACCGCAATTATTTTGAACAGAACGGCCAGCGTTATTCGCACGTTATCGATCCAACCACCGGCCGGCCAATCAACCACCGGTTGGTGTCCGCCACGGTGATCGCCCCCACCGCGCTGGAGGCCGACGGTTGGGATACCGGGCTGATGGTGCTGGGCACGGAAAAAGCCTTGAAGCTGGCGGAAGAAAAAGGGCTGGCGGTCTATCTGATCAGCAAAACCGACGATGGCTTCAGCGCCGTGATGACGCCGCAATTCAGAGCATTTCTGGTGCAGTGA
- a CDS encoding putative periplasmic lipoprotein has product MKKLIAVGLLSAVLAGCATDSPCVPVYDDQGRLVHTNTCMKGTTQDNWETAGAIAGGAAAVAGLTLGIIALTK; this is encoded by the coding sequence ATGAAAAAGTTAATTGCGGTTGGGTTACTGTCGGCTGTGCTGGCCGGATGCGCTACCGATTCTCCTTGCGTGCCGGTCTATGATGACCAGGGGCGCCTGGTGCACACCAATACCTGTATGAAAGGCACCACGCAGGATAACTGGGAAACCGCAGGCGCCATCGCCGGCGGCGCGGCGGCGGTTGCCGGCCTGACTCTCGGCATCATTGCGCTGACCAAATAA
- the fabB gene encoding beta-ketoacyl-ACP synthase I codes for MKRAVITGLGIVSSIGNNQQEVLASLQEGRSGITFSQELKDSGMRSHVWGDVKLDTTGLIDRKVMRFMSDASVYAYLSMEEAIKDSGLAADQVSNDRTGLVVGSGGGSPRNQVAGSDGMRAKGLRGVGPYMVTKAMASGVSACLATPFKIRGVNYSISSACATSAHCIGHAVELIQLGKQDVVFAGGGEELCWEMACEFDAMGALSTSYNDTPEKASRTYDSARDGFVIAGGGGMVVVEELEHALARGAHIYAEIVGYGATSDGADMVAPSGEGAVRCMKMALQGVDTPIDYMNVHGTSTPVGDVKELGAIREVFGDNTPAISSTKAMTGHSLGAAGVQEAIYSLLMVEHGFIAPSINIDNLDEQAAGMNIVTQPTKRALTTVMSNSFGFGGTNATLVMRKLAK; via the coding sequence ATGAAACGTGCAGTGATTACTGGCCTGGGAATCGTCTCCAGCATTGGTAACAACCAGCAGGAGGTCCTGGCGAGCCTGCAGGAAGGTCGTTCTGGGATCACTTTCTCCCAGGAACTGAAAGATTCCGGCATGCGTAGTCACGTATGGGGCGATGTTAAACTGGACACCACGGGTCTGATCGACCGCAAAGTGATGCGCTTTATGAGCGACGCGTCCGTTTATGCCTATCTTTCCATGGAAGAAGCTATCAAGGATTCCGGCCTGGCTGCGGATCAGGTGTCTAACGATCGTACCGGCCTGGTGGTCGGCTCCGGCGGCGGCTCGCCGCGCAACCAGGTTGCCGGCTCCGACGGCATGCGCGCCAAAGGGCTGCGCGGCGTTGGCCCTTACATGGTGACCAAGGCGATGGCTTCCGGCGTTTCCGCTTGCCTGGCGACCCCGTTCAAAATCCGCGGCGTTAACTATTCCATCAGCTCCGCCTGCGCGACCTCCGCACATTGCATCGGTCACGCGGTGGAACTGATCCAGCTGGGCAAGCAGGACGTGGTATTCGCCGGCGGCGGCGAAGAGCTGTGCTGGGAAATGGCCTGTGAGTTCGACGCGATGGGCGCACTGTCTACCAGTTACAACGACACTCCGGAAAAAGCGTCCCGCACCTATGACTCCGCGCGTGACGGTTTCGTCATCGCAGGCGGCGGCGGCATGGTCGTGGTTGAAGAACTGGAGCACGCACTGGCGCGCGGCGCGCACATCTATGCGGAAATCGTCGGTTACGGCGCGACCTCCGACGGCGCAGACATGGTAGCCCCATCGGGCGAAGGCGCAGTGCGCTGCATGAAGATGGCGCTGCAGGGCGTCGACACCCCGATCGACTACATGAACGTGCATGGCACCTCCACGCCGGTTGGCGATGTGAAAGAGCTGGGCGCTATCCGCGAAGTGTTTGGCGACAATACCCCGGCCATCTCGTCCACCAAGGCGATGACCGGCCACTCCCTGGGCGCCGCAGGCGTGCAGGAAGCGATCTACAGCCTGCTGATGGTTGAGCACGGCTTTATCGCGCCGAGCATCAACATCGACAACCTGGACGAGCAGGCTGCCGGCATGAACATCGTGACTCAGCCGACCAAGCGCGCGCTGACCACCGTGATGTCCAACAGCTTCGGCTTCGGCGGCACCAACGCCACCCTGGTGATGCGCAAGCTGGCCAAATAA